A genomic region of Streptomyces rimosus contains the following coding sequences:
- a CDS encoding DUF3662 domain-containing protein, with product MEKTVEHWESALVDKVLGNDPVELCDDLRRECDGHAVVAAHDRVLVPNAYKVELAPAVHEQLGEREAQIGQELTDVLARHAAEHRYEWAGPLTVHVTRAEKPLDGRYRISSQAMPNIPADAFSGTPPAAPRTTASGT from the coding sequence ATGGAAAAGACGGTGGAGCACTGGGAAAGTGCGCTGGTCGACAAGGTGCTCGGAAACGACCCGGTCGAGCTGTGCGACGACCTGCGACGCGAGTGCGACGGCCACGCCGTGGTGGCCGCCCACGACCGGGTGCTCGTCCCCAACGCCTACAAAGTGGAACTCGCCCCCGCCGTACACGAACAGCTCGGCGAGCGGGAAGCACAGATCGGCCAGGAGCTGACCGACGTACTGGCCCGGCACGCCGCGGAACACCGCTACGAATGGGCCGGCCCGCTCACCGTCCACGTGACCCGGGCCGAGAAACCTCTCGACGGCCGCTACCGCATATCCAGCCAGGCCATGCCCAACATTCCGGCGGACGCGTTCAGCGGGACGCCTCCGGCGGCACCGCGGACGACGGCGTCCGGGACGTGA
- a CDS encoding ABC transporter ATP-binding protein — MSGNLAIHADGLRKSYPGPGGAVEAVRGLSLSVPKGEFFGLLGPNGAGKSTTIGMLTTMVRPSAGHAGICGLDVAADPVAVKRRIGVVAQDNTLDIELTVAENLEFRGRYFGLGRRAARARAQDLLALFGLTDRGRARVFELSGGQLKRVMIARALVHRPDVLFLDEPTAGLDPQSRLHLWDILRGLQADGQTILLTTHHMEEAETLCDRLAVIDHGRVLACDSAKALRDSIGAETVVTVVHEGGDFDLAAVRAMARADRVEAADGQVRVFAKDADGVLSDLVALAAKAGLTVLDASQISPSLETVFLTLTGREFRE; from the coding sequence ATGTCCGGCAATCTGGCGATCCACGCCGACGGCCTGCGCAAGAGCTATCCAGGGCCGGGCGGCGCGGTGGAGGCCGTGCGCGGCCTCTCCCTGAGCGTGCCGAAAGGAGAGTTCTTCGGACTGCTCGGCCCCAACGGCGCCGGCAAGTCCACCACCATCGGCATGCTCACGACCATGGTCCGTCCCTCGGCGGGCCACGCCGGGATCTGCGGCCTGGACGTGGCCGCCGACCCGGTGGCGGTCAAACGGCGCATCGGCGTGGTGGCGCAGGACAACACCCTCGACATCGAGCTGACCGTGGCCGAGAACCTGGAGTTCCGCGGCCGGTACTTCGGCCTCGGCCGCCGCGCCGCCCGCGCCAGGGCACAGGACCTCCTCGCGCTCTTCGGCCTGACCGACCGCGGCCGGGCCCGCGTCTTCGAACTCTCCGGCGGACAGCTCAAACGCGTCATGATCGCGCGGGCCCTGGTCCACCGCCCCGACGTGCTCTTCCTCGACGAGCCCACGGCCGGCCTCGACCCGCAGTCCCGCCTCCACCTGTGGGACATCCTGCGCGGACTCCAGGCCGACGGGCAGACGATCCTGCTCACGACGCACCACATGGAAGAGGCCGAGACACTGTGCGACCGGCTGGCCGTGATCGACCACGGCCGGGTACTGGCCTGCGACAGCGCCAAGGCGCTGCGCGACTCGATCGGCGCCGAGACCGTCGTCACCGTCGTCCACGAAGGCGGCGACTTCGACCTCGCCGCGGTGCGCGCGATGGCGCGCGCCGACCGGGTGGAGGCCGCGGACGGACAGGTACGGGTCTTCGCCAAGGACGCCGACGGCGTGCTCAGCGACCTGGTCGCGCTGGCCGCCAAGGCCGGGCTCACCGTCCTCGACGCGTCCCAGATCAGCCCCAGCCTGGAAACCGTGTTCCTGACGCTGACCGGACGGGAGTTCCGCGAATGA
- a CDS encoding alpha/beta hydrolase codes for MTDPTIGRLRVSGATLHYEVRGRGPLLLLIPGGTGGAASFDGIADELAATYTVAAYDPRGLSRSPLDDPGAEQRVAEHAEDAFRLLELLSPGEPARVFGSSSGAIAALHLLTAHPERVERVVAHEPPVVEVLPDTSEHRALIARVQETFRTQGLMPAMAVFAAGLKKDDDTAEPAPAPELPPEAAARAEQTLAGLPFFISRIVPAFMSYVPDLDRLASLSDRLVLACGQDSRGELPYRPAALMAERFGTELRHFPGGHVGLNTHSVGFGEALKKALLA; via the coding sequence ATGACCGACCCGACCATCGGCAGACTGCGCGTGAGCGGCGCGACCCTGCACTACGAAGTGCGCGGCCGGGGACCGCTCCTGCTGCTGATCCCCGGCGGGACGGGCGGCGCGGCCTCCTTCGACGGCATAGCCGACGAGCTGGCCGCCACGTACACCGTCGCGGCCTACGATCCGCGCGGTCTGTCCCGGAGCCCGCTGGACGACCCCGGCGCCGAGCAGCGGGTGGCGGAACACGCGGAGGACGCGTTCCGGCTGCTGGAGTTGCTGTCGCCGGGTGAGCCCGCCCGGGTCTTCGGTTCCAGTTCGGGCGCGATCGCCGCCCTGCACCTGCTGACCGCCCACCCCGAACGCGTCGAACGCGTTGTGGCGCACGAGCCGCCGGTGGTGGAGGTCCTGCCGGACACGTCCGAGCACCGCGCGCTCATCGCGCGCGTACAGGAGACGTTCCGTACGCAGGGGCTGATGCCGGCCATGGCGGTGTTCGCCGCGGGCCTCAAGAAGGACGATGACACCGCCGAGCCGGCGCCCGCGCCCGAACTTCCGCCGGAGGCGGCGGCGCGCGCCGAACAAACACTGGCCGGCCTGCCGTTCTTCATCAGCCGCATCGTGCCCGCCTTCATGTCGTACGTCCCGGACCTCGACCGCCTCGCGTCGCTGTCCGACCGGCTCGTACTGGCCTGCGGGCAGGACTCGCGCGGCGAGCTGCCGTACCGTCCGGCCGCGCTCATGGCCGAGCGGTTCGGTACGGAGCTCCGGCACTTCCCCGGCGGGCATGTCGGCCTGAACACGCATTCCGTGGGATTCGGCGAGGCGCTCAAGAAGGCGTTGCTCGCCTAG
- a CDS encoding Gfo/Idh/MocA family protein: MPSHTPSAPIGVGIIGLSASRGWAARAHLPALAAVPGFEVRALSASTPESARAAGEKYGIPLAFGSAEELVRRDEVDLVVVAVKVPHHRELALTALEAGKMVLSEWPLGNGLAEAEELAAVAEAKGIRTFVGLQARSAPQIRYVRDLIADGYVGEVLSTSVIASGRGWGAEFEPGGAYLLDRTNGASLLTIPFGHTIDAVTMALGEFTDLDATLATRRPKVRNQVTGEQARMDVPDQIAVNGVLEGGAVASVHFRGGLSRATNFHWEINGTEGDLLLTGDSGHLQFGQVTVRGARGEDAALAELPVPAAYSTLPALAGRGTEMAYTVAHAYEQIRADLADGTHHVPDFAHAVRRHRLLDRIERAAGF; encoded by the coding sequence ATGCCCTCCCACACCCCCTCCGCCCCCATCGGCGTCGGCATCATCGGCCTCAGCGCCTCCCGTGGCTGGGCTGCCCGCGCCCATCTGCCCGCGCTCGCCGCCGTACCGGGCTTCGAGGTCCGCGCCCTGTCCGCCAGCACGCCGGAGTCGGCGCGGGCCGCGGGGGAGAAGTACGGCATCCCGCTCGCCTTCGGCAGCGCCGAAGAACTCGTACGGCGCGACGAGGTGGACCTCGTGGTCGTCGCCGTCAAGGTCCCGCACCACCGCGAACTGGCCCTGACCGCCCTCGAAGCCGGCAAGATGGTGCTCAGCGAATGGCCGCTGGGCAACGGCCTCGCGGAGGCCGAGGAGCTGGCCGCCGTCGCCGAGGCCAAGGGTATCCGCACCTTCGTCGGCCTCCAGGCCCGCTCCGCGCCCCAGATCCGGTACGTACGCGACCTGATCGCCGACGGCTACGTGGGCGAGGTCCTGTCCACCAGCGTCATCGCCTCCGGCCGCGGCTGGGGAGCGGAGTTCGAGCCGGGCGGCGCCTACCTCCTCGACCGCACCAACGGTGCCTCCCTGCTCACCATTCCCTTCGGTCACACCATCGACGCCGTGACCATGGCGCTCGGCGAGTTCACCGACCTCGACGCCACACTGGCGACCCGCCGTCCGAAGGTGCGCAACCAGGTGACCGGGGAGCAGGCGCGGATGGACGTGCCGGACCAGATCGCCGTCAACGGCGTACTCGAAGGCGGCGCGGTGGCCTCGGTCCACTTCCGCGGCGGCCTGTCCCGCGCCACCAACTTCCACTGGGAGATCAACGGCACCGAAGGCGACCTGCTGCTCACCGGGGACTCCGGTCACCTGCAGTTCGGCCAGGTGACCGTGCGCGGCGCCCGTGGCGAGGACGCCGCGCTCGCCGAACTGCCGGTCCCCGCCGCGTACTCCACGCTGCCCGCACTCGCCGGCCGCGGCACGGAGATGGCGTACACCGTGGCCCACGCCTACGAGCAGATCCGCGCCGACCTCGCGGACGGCACCCACCACGTGCCGGACTTCGCCCACGCCGTACGCCGCCACCGGCTGCTCGACCGCATCGAGCGCGCCGCCGGATTCTGA
- a CDS encoding DUF5133 domain-containing protein — protein sequence MAHPAVLRDLVERYETARAHHAEQGSDASRRRLEDVTYTLCVSTGTRRPEDALAVARQQLATAPRAADTVRRVKNAAPVAGTEVQLTA from the coding sequence ATGGCCCACCCCGCGGTCCTGCGGGATCTTGTCGAGCGCTACGAGACCGCGCGGGCCCACCACGCGGAGCAGGGCAGCGACGCATCGCGCCGGCGGCTGGAGGACGTGACCTACACACTGTGCGTCTCCACCGGCACCCGCAGGCCCGAGGACGCGCTTGCCGTCGCCCGGCAGCAGCTCGCGACCGCGCCCCGCGCGGCGGACACCGTGCGCCGGGTGAAGAACGCGGCACCGGTGGCCGGTACCGAGGTGCAGCTGACCGCCTGA
- a CDS encoding TetR/AcrR family transcriptional regulator, with protein sequence MARAGLTAERVTRAGAELADEIGLDQLSMARLARRLGVKDASLYSHVRGLEDLRGRIALLAADEKTIRIAEATAGRAGKEALVAFANAWREYAHRHPGRYTATQIPIDIDPELAAKAPGPRRAVELTYGMLRGYGLAEPDLTDAVRLLRSTFHGFVALEAAGGFAHARSPQRSWDRALDALHTLLEHWPPSREGDSS encoded by the coding sequence ATGGCGCGGGCCGGGCTGACGGCGGAGCGGGTGACGCGGGCGGGGGCCGAGCTGGCGGACGAGATCGGGCTCGACCAGCTGAGCATGGCGCGGCTGGCGCGGCGGCTCGGCGTGAAGGACGCGAGCCTGTACTCGCACGTCCGCGGGCTGGAGGATCTGCGCGGGCGGATCGCGCTGCTGGCGGCGGACGAGAAGACGATCCGTATCGCGGAAGCGACCGCCGGGCGCGCGGGCAAGGAGGCGCTCGTCGCGTTCGCCAACGCCTGGCGGGAGTACGCCCACCGGCACCCGGGCCGCTACACGGCGACGCAGATCCCGATCGACATCGATCCCGAGCTGGCCGCGAAGGCACCCGGCCCGCGGCGCGCGGTCGAGCTGACGTACGGCATGCTGCGCGGCTACGGCCTGGCGGAGCCGGACCTGACCGACGCGGTGCGGCTGTTGCGCAGCACGTTCCATGGCTTTGTCGCCCTGGAGGCCGCCGGTGGTTTCGCGCACGCGCGCTCGCCGCAGCGTTCCTGGGACCGCGCCCTCGACGCCCTGCACACCCTCCTGGAGCACTGGCCCCCATCCCGAGAAGGAGACTCCTCATGA
- a CDS encoding ABC transporter permease, which produces MTTTVLTKAPAVRSRALHTFAAMMARDARVLRRNFVMSAVRIVIQPLLFVFVFAYVLPKVGGGGAGPGGEAFSTIMVPGLVGSSMVLQAMAAVTFPLVMELSGPGAIEDRALAPVSVRVLGLQKILSAVVEGLVAGVLVFPVVLLVHAQGQGPAVSVANWPMLVFVLLAGAVLAAAIGMYLATRIDPRQIQVLFTLVMFPAMMLGCVYFPWSSLDGTPWLQIAVLFNPMVYMNEGLRAVLTPQVGHMPTWAFVTALAVGAAGFVWLAMRSFARRVTQ; this is translated from the coding sequence ATGACCACCACCGTACTGACGAAGGCGCCCGCCGTCCGCAGCCGGGCCCTGCACACCTTCGCGGCCATGATGGCGCGCGACGCCCGGGTGCTGCGCCGCAACTTCGTGATGAGCGCCGTACGCATCGTCATCCAGCCGCTGCTGTTCGTCTTCGTCTTCGCCTATGTGCTGCCGAAGGTGGGCGGCGGCGGGGCCGGGCCCGGGGGAGAGGCGTTCTCCACCATCATGGTGCCCGGCCTGGTGGGCTCCTCCATGGTCCTCCAGGCGATGGCCGCGGTGACCTTCCCCCTGGTCATGGAGCTGTCCGGGCCCGGCGCCATCGAGGACCGGGCGCTCGCTCCGGTCTCGGTCCGGGTGCTCGGACTCCAGAAGATCCTCTCCGCCGTCGTCGAGGGCCTGGTGGCGGGCGTCCTCGTCTTCCCCGTCGTGCTGCTGGTGCACGCCCAGGGGCAGGGCCCCGCGGTGTCGGTCGCCAACTGGCCGATGCTCGTCTTCGTCCTGCTCGCGGGCGCGGTGCTGGCCGCCGCGATCGGCATGTACCTGGCCACCCGGATCGACCCGCGCCAGATCCAGGTGCTGTTCACCCTGGTGATGTTCCCCGCGATGATGCTCGGCTGCGTCTACTTCCCGTGGTCGTCGCTGGACGGCACGCCCTGGCTGCAGATCGCCGTGCTCTTCAACCCGATGGTCTACATGAACGAGGGGCTTCGGGCCGTCCTCACACCCCAGGTCGGCCACATGCCGACGTGGGCCTTCGTCACGGCCCTGGCCGTGGGCGCGGCCGGGTTCGTATGGCTCGCCATGCGGTCGTTCGCCCGCCGCGTCACGCAGTGA
- a CDS encoding RNA polymerase sigma factor SigF, whose translation MTTAAVRTVELDQTTGTDRPASGAAGVAEGLPWVEDAGKIAPKDARELSKLFFDRLQVLEEGTHEYQYARNTLIEMNLSLVRFAAGRFRNRGSGEMEDIIQVGTIGLIKAIDRFDLSREVEFTSFAVPYIVGEIKRFFRDTSWAVHVPRRLQELRVEIAKAKEELAGTLDRDPTVKDLATHLKITEEEVLDGLIAANGYAAGSLDSPNEQSDDGPANGKARTVADTMGDTDPAMETVENLHALAPLIQELDDRERQIIEMRFGQEMTQSKIGEALGISQMHVSRLLARTLRKLRTGLCVEA comes from the coding sequence ATGACAACGGCAGCAGTGCGGACTGTGGAGCTCGACCAGACGACCGGCACCGACCGGCCGGCGAGCGGGGCAGCGGGCGTTGCCGAGGGACTGCCGTGGGTCGAGGACGCGGGCAAGATCGCCCCCAAGGACGCACGCGAGCTGTCGAAGCTGTTCTTCGACCGGCTCCAGGTCCTCGAAGAGGGCACGCACGAATACCAGTACGCGCGCAATACGCTCATCGAGATGAATCTGTCGCTGGTGCGGTTCGCCGCCGGCCGTTTCCGCAACCGCGGCAGCGGCGAGATGGAAGACATCATCCAGGTCGGCACGATCGGCCTCATCAAGGCCATCGACCGCTTCGACCTCTCCCGCGAGGTGGAATTCACCTCCTTCGCGGTCCCGTACATCGTCGGTGAGATCAAGCGCTTCTTCCGCGACACCAGCTGGGCGGTGCACGTGCCGCGCCGCCTCCAGGAACTGCGGGTCGAAATCGCCAAGGCCAAGGAAGAGCTCGCCGGCACCCTCGACCGCGACCCCACGGTCAAGGACCTGGCCACCCATTTGAAGATCACCGAGGAAGAGGTCCTGGACGGCCTCATCGCCGCCAACGGCTACGCCGCCGGCTCCCTGGACTCGCCCAACGAGCAGTCCGACGACGGCCCGGCCAACGGCAAGGCCCGTACCGTCGCCGACACCATGGGCGATACCGACCCGGCCATGGAGACCGTCGAGAACCTGCACGCCCTCGCCCCGCTCATCCAGGAACTGGACGACCGGGAGCGCCAGATCATCGAAATGCGGTTCGGCCAGGAAATGACGCAGTCGAAGATAGGGGAGGCGCTCGGCATTTCCCAGATGCACGTTTCCCGGCTGCTGGCCCGTACCCTCCGCAAGTTGCGTACCGGCCTGTGCGTCGAAGCCTGA
- a CDS encoding ArsR/SmtB family transcription factor: MASRTSSPLLHPDERDFDLFAVMNALTDPVRLSIVLRLADESAVPCGTFDLPIAKSALSRHLRVLREAGVISQRDEGTRRVNSLRADELERRFPGLLDLVLKEGANRGTPQPVPA, from the coding sequence ATGGCCAGCCGTACGTCCTCCCCGCTGCTCCACCCCGACGAGCGGGACTTCGACCTGTTCGCCGTCATGAACGCGCTCACCGACCCGGTCCGGCTGAGCATCGTCCTCAGGCTCGCCGACGAGTCGGCGGTGCCCTGCGGCACCTTCGACCTGCCCATCGCCAAGTCCGCGCTCAGCCGCCATCTGCGCGTGCTGCGCGAGGCGGGCGTCATCAGCCAGCGGGACGAAGGCACCCGCCGGGTCAACTCCCTGCGCGCGGACGAGTTGGAGCGCCGCTTCCCCGGGCTGCTCGACCTCGTCCTGAAGGAAGGCGCCAACCGCGGCACGCCGCAGCCGGTCCCCGCCTAG
- a CDS encoding non-ribosomal peptide synthetase, which produces MERRIEDVWPLTPLQEGLLFHSLFDERAEDAYVVQDAVDIEGDLDAAALRASWQALVARHATLRACFRQPPGLEQPVQVIPARVELPWRDADLSDRPPEAALAEAERLAHEDRVRRFDLAVPPLLRLMLLRLGPDRHRLICTNHHILMDGWSLPTLQHELWTLYEAGGDPSGLPPVPPYRDYLGWLAAQDKEASRAAWRADLAGLREPTLLAPSASRPAPSAGHEQVSAKLDRTATEALTELARRSGLTPNTFVQGAWALLLGRLLGRDDVVFGATVAARPAELRGVESMLGLFINTIPVRVPLTADRPVAELLTDVQTRQGALISHQYLGLSEIQRAGGPGAEFDSLLVYESFPRGPLAEEEGPPLKLTPVRAHNVSHYPLSLAAFPGPELLFLLTHRPELIDRRSAELLAARFISILGQLAADPDIKAGDIDILVDGEADRLLHGVNTGAAGPAPTTVPELFARIVRQHADDIALVSGGTTLTYACLDARANQVARHLHAAGTRPGDRVVVTLARSPELVVALLGTAKAGAVAVPVDTALPAKRVRALLDDAAPAAVLTEADIEDALRKRADTPFTTTVAPDFGLYVMYTSGSTGEPKGVVATHGNVTALARDACWDGIATGRVLFHAPHTFDASTLELWVPLLNGGRVVIAPPDDLTAKALARLVTDHGLTAVHLTAGLFRVLAQETPECLAGLRHVLTGGDAVPAEAVASVRDACPGLTVSHLYGPTETTLCATTFAVGPGAPAPAVLPIGGPRDAVRVYVLDAALRPVPPEVTGELYISGQGVARGYLGRPAPTAERFVACPYEGGARMYRTGDLVRWNHDGQLLFLGRADDQVKIRGFRIEPAEIEAVLARCPGVTQVAVLAREDRPGEKRLVAYVVGDAAGVRDFAAERLPDYMVPSATVVLDALPLTVNSKVDRAALPAPDLPAGYRGRGPNSPVEEILCSLFAEILGVARVGAEDGFFDLGGDSLLAVRLVGRVQAVLGKDLEVRELFEAPSPADLALRLADAAEQPVPATGPRPDTIPLTPGQRSMLSGESRYNIPLTVRLGGPLRPHALEAAWNDVLARHESLRTRFIETAGQVITEPAPVALPVVPVTEDELTAALDTAHARPFDLAAGPPCRATLFALAPDDHVLQIVVHHIAADGWSTGLIARDLSIAYAARAAGGEPGWAPLPLQYADFAVRQHEQLARLDDPDSPFGRRLAYWTRVLADLPERPLLAPVRTPPDPPTGEGGQVTFVVDEAGHRALLETARRERATLFMVLRAAVAALWARRGAESVPMGTVSAGRADDATSDVVGLFANHLVLRADAGGDPAFAELVRRVRKADLAAYAHEDLPSQPVEERLGRRPFQMIIGMENLPEVPWDLPGLTARPLRPAHRNRGAARSELAVTLRELRSDGGSPAGVEGVIWYSADLYERPAVETLAAQLTRVLRQVAAEPGAKLGRLRIDPPTAADGRPHRDASPAP; this is translated from the coding sequence GTGGAACGCCGCATAGAAGATGTGTGGCCGCTGACGCCGCTCCAGGAGGGACTGCTCTTCCACTCCCTCTTCGACGAGCGGGCCGAGGACGCCTACGTGGTCCAGGACGCCGTGGACATCGAAGGCGACCTCGACGCGGCCGCGCTGCGCGCCTCCTGGCAGGCGCTGGTGGCCCGGCACGCCACCCTGCGGGCCTGCTTCCGCCAGCCGCCGGGCCTCGAACAGCCCGTCCAGGTCATCCCGGCCCGGGTGGAACTGCCCTGGCGGGACGCCGACCTGAGCGACCGGCCGCCCGAAGCCGCCCTCGCGGAGGCGGAACGGCTGGCCCACGAGGACCGCGTACGGCGCTTCGACCTGGCCGTACCGCCGCTGCTCCGGCTGATGCTGCTGCGCCTCGGCCCGGACCGGCACCGGCTGATCTGCACGAACCACCACATCCTGATGGACGGCTGGTCACTGCCCACGCTCCAGCACGAACTGTGGACCCTCTACGAGGCGGGCGGCGACCCGTCCGGCCTGCCGCCCGTACCGCCCTACCGCGACTACCTCGGCTGGCTGGCCGCCCAGGACAAGGAAGCGTCCCGGGCCGCGTGGCGGGCCGACCTCGCCGGGCTGCGCGAACCGACGCTGCTGGCACCGTCGGCGAGCCGCCCGGCGCCGTCCGCCGGACACGAACAGGTCTCCGCCAAACTCGACCGGACCGCCACCGAAGCGCTCACCGAACTGGCCCGCCGCTCCGGCCTGACCCCCAACACCTTCGTCCAGGGCGCCTGGGCGCTCCTCCTAGGCCGCCTGCTGGGCCGGGACGACGTGGTGTTCGGCGCGACGGTCGCGGCCCGCCCCGCCGAACTGCGCGGCGTGGAGAGCATGCTCGGGCTGTTCATCAACACCATTCCCGTGCGGGTGCCCCTGACGGCCGACCGGCCGGTGGCCGAACTGCTCACCGACGTGCAGACCCGGCAGGGCGCCCTGATCTCCCACCAGTACCTGGGGCTCAGCGAGATCCAGCGCGCGGGCGGGCCCGGAGCGGAGTTCGACAGCCTGCTGGTCTACGAGAGCTTCCCGCGTGGCCCCCTGGCGGAGGAGGAGGGGCCGCCGCTGAAGCTCACTCCCGTACGCGCCCACAACGTCAGCCACTACCCGCTCAGCCTGGCCGCTTTCCCGGGCCCCGAGCTGCTGTTCCTGCTCACCCACCGCCCGGAGCTGATCGACCGCCGCAGTGCGGAACTCCTGGCCGCCCGATTCATCAGCATTCTTGGTCAGCTCGCGGCCGACCCGGACATCAAGGCCGGTGACATCGACATCCTCGTCGACGGCGAGGCCGACCGGCTTCTGCATGGCGTCAACACCGGCGCCGCGGGCCCCGCGCCCACGACCGTCCCGGAACTGTTCGCGCGGATCGTACGGCAGCACGCGGACGACATCGCGCTGGTCTCCGGCGGGACGACCCTGACATACGCCTGCCTGGACGCGCGGGCCAACCAGGTCGCCCGGCACCTGCATGCCGCCGGCACCCGGCCGGGGGACCGGGTGGTGGTCACCCTCGCCCGCTCGCCCGAACTCGTCGTCGCGCTGCTCGGCACAGCCAAGGCCGGGGCGGTGGCCGTACCGGTGGACACCGCCCTGCCCGCCAAGCGGGTACGGGCCCTGCTCGACGACGCCGCGCCCGCCGCCGTCCTGACGGAGGCCGACATCGAGGACGCCCTGCGCAAGCGTGCCGACACCCCGTTCACGACCACCGTCGCGCCGGACTTCGGCCTGTACGTGATGTACACCTCCGGCTCGACCGGCGAGCCCAAGGGCGTCGTCGCCACCCACGGCAACGTCACCGCCCTCGCCCGCGACGCCTGCTGGGACGGCATCGCCACCGGACGCGTCCTCTTCCACGCCCCGCACACCTTCGACGCCTCCACCCTCGAACTGTGGGTCCCGCTCCTCAACGGCGGGCGGGTGGTGATCGCGCCACCGGACGACCTCACCGCGAAGGCGCTGGCCCGCCTGGTCACCGACCACGGGCTGACGGCCGTGCACCTGACGGCCGGGCTCTTCCGCGTCCTCGCGCAGGAGACGCCCGAGTGCCTCGCCGGTCTGCGGCACGTCCTGACCGGGGGCGACGCGGTACCGGCCGAGGCCGTCGCGAGCGTCCGGGACGCCTGCCCCGGCCTCACCGTCAGCCACCTGTACGGGCCGACGGAGACCACCCTGTGCGCCACCACCTTCGCCGTCGGCCCCGGCGCACCGGCCCCGGCGGTCCTCCCGATCGGCGGCCCGCGCGACGCGGTGCGGGTCTACGTCCTGGACGCCGCGCTCCGCCCGGTCCCGCCCGAGGTCACGGGGGAGTTGTATATCTCCGGGCAGGGCGTCGCCCGCGGCTACCTCGGCCGTCCGGCACCGACCGCCGAACGGTTCGTGGCGTGCCCGTACGAGGGCGGCGCCCGGATGTACCGCACCGGCGACCTGGTCCGCTGGAACCACGACGGGCAACTGCTCTTCCTGGGGCGGGCCGACGACCAGGTCAAGATCCGGGGCTTTCGGATCGAGCCGGCCGAGATCGAGGCCGTCCTCGCCCGCTGCCCCGGGGTGACGCAGGTCGCGGTACTGGCCAGGGAGGACCGGCCGGGCGAAAAACGGCTGGTCGCGTACGTCGTGGGGGACGCGGCGGGCGTACGGGACTTCGCCGCCGAGCGGCTGCCCGACTACATGGTGCCGTCCGCGACGGTGGTACTGGACGCGCTGCCGCTGACCGTCAACAGCAAGGTCGACCGGGCCGCCCTGCCCGCCCCGGACCTCCCGGCCGGATACCGCGGCCGCGGCCCGAACTCGCCCGTGGAGGAGATCCTGTGCTCCCTGTTCGCCGAGATCCTGGGCGTCGCCCGGGTCGGCGCGGAGGACGGGTTCTTCGACCTCGGCGGCGACTCGCTGCTGGCGGTCCGGCTCGTCGGACGCGTCCAGGCCGTCCTCGGCAAGGACCTGGAAGTGCGCGAGCTGTTCGAGGCGCCGTCCCCGGCCGACCTGGCCCTCCGCCTGGCCGACGCCGCCGAGCAGCCCGTACCGGCCACGGGACCGCGCCCCGACACCATCCCGCTGACACCCGGTCAGCGCTCGATGCTCTCCGGCGAGAGCCGGTACAACATCCCGCTGACGGTACGGCTCGGCGGCCCGCTGCGGCCCCACGCCCTGGAAGCGGCCTGGAACGACGTACTCGCCCGCCACGAATCCCTGCGCACCCGCTTCATCGAGACGGCCGGGCAGGTGATCACCGAGCCCGCCCCGGTGGCCCTTCCCGTCGTACCCGTGACCGAGGACGAGCTGACCGCCGCCCTGGACACGGCCCACGCCCGCCCCTTCGACCTCGCCGCCGGACCGCCCTGCCGGGCCACCCTCTTCGCTCTCGCACCCGACGACCACGTGCTCCAGATCGTGGTGCACCACATCGCCGCTGACGGCTGGTCCACCGGGCTGATCGCCCGTGACCTGTCCATCGCGTACGCCGCACGCGCGGCCGGCGGCGAACCCGGGTGGGCGCCGCTGCCCCTCCAGTACGCCGACTTCGCCGTACGCCAGCACGAGCAGCTGGCCCGCCTCGACGACCCGGACAGCCCGTTCGGCCGCCGCCTCGCGTACTGGACCCGCGTCCTCGCCGACCTGCCGGAGCGGCCCCTGCTGGCCCCGGTCCGGACACCGCCGGACCCGCCCACCGGCGAGGGCGGCCAGGTCACCTTCGTGGTGGACGAGGCCGGGCACCGGGCCCTGCTGGAGACCGCGCGGCGCGAGCGGGCCACCCTGTTCATGGTGCTGCGGGCGGCCGTCGCCGCCCTGTGGGCGCGGCGCGGCGCCGAGAGCGTCCCGATGGGCACCGTCTCCGCCGGGCGTGCCGACGACGCGACGAGCGATGTGGTCGGCCTGTTCGCCAACCATCTGGTGCTGCGCGCCGACGCGGGCGGCGACCCGGCGTTCGCCGAACTCGTCCGCCGGGTACGCAAGGCCGACCTCGCCGCGTACGCCCACGAGGACCTGCCGTCCCAGCCCGTCGAGGAGCGCCTCGGACGCCGGCCCTTCCAGATGATCATCGGCATGGAGAACCTGCCGGAAGTGCCCTGGGACCTGCCCGGCCTCACGGCCCGGCCGCTCCGGCCCGCCCACCGCAACCGCGGCGCGGCCCGCAGCGAACTGGCCGTCACTCTGCGCGAGTTGAGGTCGGACGGCGGCAGCCCGGCCGGCGTCGAGGGCGTCATCTGGTACAGCGCCGACCTGTACGAACGGCCGGCCGTGGAGACGCTCGCCGCCCAGCTGACCCGCGTACTGCGACAGGTCGCGGCGGAACCCGGGGCGAAACTCGGCCGCCTCCGGATCGACCCGCCCACGGCGGCGGACGGCCGCCCGCACCGGGACGCGAGCCCGGCGCCATGA